A single Pseudobacteroides sp. DNA region contains:
- a CDS encoding DUF4279 domain-containing protein, with translation MKDQTVCMTYFTIIGDINLDEVSSILGIKNTGGHSIGEKKKHGPGLYDWAAWQYGTGYIETLLADEQAEIVVAPLLSKVDELLLIKERYDCWFILMQVPKIENGNTPALGFKKDVIEFCAKTGTEIQIDLYANPYSSEFDSE, from the coding sequence ATGAAGGATCAAACAGTTTGTATGACGTATTTTACAATTATTGGCGATATTAATCTTGATGAGGTGTCAAGTATTCTAGGAATAAAGAATACAGGAGGTCATTCAATAGGTGAAAAGAAAAAGCATGGTCCAGGTTTATATGATTGGGCTGCTTGGCAATATGGGACTGGTTATATTGAAACATTGTTAGCTGACGAACAGGCAGAAATAGTAGTAGCACCATTATTGTCTAAAGTTGATGAGTTGCTATTAATAAAAGAACGGTATGATTGCTGGTTTATCCTTATGCAAGTTCCAAAGATTGAGAATGGAAATACTCCTGCTTTAGGCTTTAAAAAAGATGTAATTGAGTTTTGTGCAAAAACTGGCACAGAGATTCAAATTGACTTATATGCTAACCCATACAGTTCAGAATTTGATAGTGAATAG
- a CDS encoding dihydrofolate reductase family protein gives MLNIVNSRRIVLDLAVTLDGFIEGPKGEVDWCIMDQDMGFTDFLDSIDTIFYGRKSYDLWGQYIPDDGACESEKEIWKLVHSKRKYVFSKTLTEIDGKAILINEHLQHEVEKIKKEPGKDIWLYGGASLVTTFINLGLIDEYRLSVHPVVLGSGKPLFSNITQRIELNLINIKRFTSGVVQLFYHPN, from the coding sequence ATGTTGAATATTGTAAATTCGAGAAGAATAGTGTTAGATTTGGCAGTGACTCTGGATGGATTTATCGAAGGTCCAAAGGGAGAAGTTGATTGGTGTATAATGGATCAAGATATGGGTTTTACCGATTTCTTGGATAGTATAGATACAATTTTTTATGGTCGTAAAAGTTATGACTTATGGGGACAATATATTCCAGATGATGGGGCTTGTGAGTCAGAAAAAGAAATTTGGAAGTTAGTTCATAGTAAAAGGAAATATGTATTTTCGAAGACTCTTACAGAAATTGATGGAAAGGCAATACTGATTAATGAACATTTACAGCATGAGGTGGAAAAAATAAAAAAAGAACCCGGTAAAGACATTTGGCTGTATGGAGGAGCAAGCCTTGTGACAACATTTATAAATTTAGGACTTATTGATGAATATAGATTGTCTGTTCACCCTGTAGTTTTGGGATCAGGTAAACCTTTGTTTAGTAATATAACTCAGAGAATAGAGCTTAATCTTATTAATATAAAGAGATTTACCTCCGGAGTAGTACAACTTTTTTATCATCCAAACTGA
- a CDS encoding GNAT family protein gives MRDINYQNYFWQNEIVRLRAVEEGDWEVHYYNRFDSESRRLLDYEVELPPTVQEAKDLICKFINFTPGTGRIMFTIETLDGVNVGGLNLNSVDERNGTFSIGMQIDQNHRGKGYGTAAMKILFKYAFHERRLNKYYGSILDGNIASGTMLKKLGCKEEGRRRQMVYSNGRYYDEILFGLTKEEFEEANK, from the coding sequence ATGAGAGATATTAATTATCAAAATTATTTTTGGCAAAATGAAATAGTCCGTTTGCGAGCAGTAGAGGAAGGGGATTGGGAAGTGCACTACTATAACCGCTTTGATTCAGAATCAAGAAGACTTTTGGATTATGAAGTTGAACTTCCGCCAACAGTACAAGAAGCTAAAGATTTGATATGTAAGTTTATAAATTTTACACCAGGTACTGGACGTATAATGTTTACTATTGAAACTCTTGATGGTGTAAATGTTGGAGGGTTAAATCTAAATTCAGTAGATGAAAGAAATGGAACGTTTTCTATTGGGATGCAAATAGATCAGAATCACAGAGGCAAAGGTTATGGGACTGCTGCAATGAAAATTTTATTCAAGTATGCATTCCATGAAAGAAGGTTAAATAAATATTATGGAAGTATTCTAGATGGAAACATTGCATCAGGAACAATGTTGAAAAAATTAGGTTGTAAGGAAGAAGGACGAAGACGCCAGATGGTTTATTCAAATGGTAGATATTATGATGAGATTCTTTTCGGACTAACAAAAGAAGAATTTGAAGAAGCAAATAAATAA
- a CDS encoding RNA-directed DNA polymerase encodes MQTSLLGIAIKAKQDKKYKFGNLYELINKQALHEAWKRINKSSAAGVDKETAREFREHIEENIEEMVEEFKSKKYKAKLVKRVWMPKGQNDKRPLGLPTLRDKIIQRAVSDILEAIFEQDFINDSYWI; translated from the coding sequence ATGCAAACCTCACTGCTGGGAATAGCAATTAAAGCAAAACAAGATAAGAAATACAAATTTGGCAACTTATACGAACTCATAAACAAACAAGCTCTGCATGAGGCGTGGAAGAGGATTAACAAAAGTTCAGCTGCTGGAGTGGATAAAGAAACAGCAAGGGAATTCAGAGAACACATTGAAGAAAATATTGAAGAGATGGTAGAAGAATTCAAAAGCAAGAAATACAAAGCGAAGTTGGTAAAAAGAGTTTGGATGCCAAAAGGGCAAAATGACAAAAGACCGTTAGGATTGCCGACATTACGAGATAAGATAATCCAAAGAGCAGTCTCCGATATATTGGAAGCTATATTTGAGCAGGACTTTATTAACGATAGCTATTGGATATAG
- a CDS encoding GNAT family N-acetyltransferase: MEIKIISNNKKQFIDLLLLADEQEDMIDKYLERGDMFALYDDDLKSICVVTQEDDETYELKNIATYEKYQSKGYGKKLIKYILEYYKDRCKTMLVGTGDCPFIISFYESCGFVKSHRIKNFFTDNYNYPIYEGEVQLVDMIYLRKDF; this comes from the coding sequence ATGGAAATTAAAATAATTTCAAATAATAAGAAACAATTTATTGATTTGTTGTTGCTAGCAGACGAGCAAGAAGATATGATTGATAAATATTTAGAGCGTGGGGATATGTTTGCTCTATATGATGATGACTTGAAAAGTATCTGTGTGGTGACTCAAGAGGATGACGAAACATATGAACTTAAGAATATAGCAACATATGAAAAATATCAAAGTAAAGGCTACGGGAAAAAATTGATTAAATATATATTAGAATATTATAAAGACAGATGTAAAACAATGCTTGTTGGAACTGGAGATTGTCCGTTTATTATTTCTTTTTATGAGAGTTGTGGATTTGTAAAGTCTCATCGAATTAAGAATTTTTTTACTGACAATTATAACTATCCAATTTATGAAGGTGAAGTACAGCTAGTTGATATGATATATCTGAGAAAAGATTTTTGA
- a CDS encoding GNAT family N-acetyltransferase: protein MRISIKYAEFVDLEYLLKNDKHISKEMLEKKIGEKEVITIRVDDNLVGWLRYNYFWDNTPFMNMLYFDESYRQKGLGSKVVYYWEKAMKEKGYTRVMTSTLANEQAQFFYRKQGYKDAGCLLLENEALEILFTKNI from the coding sequence ATGAGAATATCTATAAAATATGCTGAATTTGTGGATTTAGAGTATCTTTTAAAAAATGATAAACATATAAGTAAAGAAATGCTTGAAAAAAAGATTGGGGAAAAAGAAGTAATTACAATTCGTGTTGATGACAATTTAGTAGGGTGGCTGAGATATAATTACTTTTGGGATAATACACCATTTATGAATATGTTGTATTTTGATGAAAGCTATAGACAAAAAGGATTAGGTTCAAAAGTTGTTTATTATTGGGAAAAGGCTATGAAGGAAAAGGGATATACAAGGGTTATGACATCAACATTGGCAAATGAACAAGCTCAGTTTTTTTATAGAAAACAAGGTTATAAGGATGCTGGATGTTTATTACTTGAAAACGAAGCCCTTGAAATATTATTTACTAAAAATATATGA
- a CDS encoding reverse transcriptase domain-containing protein, which translates to MTEDGEIEKPFNGCPQGSVISPILANIYLHYVLDLWFEKAIKPKCEAEAYYCRSADDFICGFRNKSDANSLMNILGARLQKFGLELAKEKTGMVVFSRFKKHLNTKFSFLGFDFRWVLSRKGKDYIRRETNPKRMTKSLKAFAT; encoded by the coding sequence TTGACCGAAGATGGAGAAATAGAAAAGCCATTCAATGGATGCCCGCAAGGGTCTGTAATAAGTCCGATACTTGCGAATATTTACCTACACTATGTATTAGATTTATGGTTCGAGAAAGCAATAAAGCCGAAGTGTGAAGCTGAGGCTTACTATTGCAGATCGGCTGATGATTTTATCTGTGGATTCCGAAACAAAAGTGATGCAAATAGCCTAATGAACATATTAGGAGCAAGACTGCAGAAATTTGGTTTGGAACTGGCAAAAGAGAAGACTGGGATGGTGGTATTCTCAAGATTTAAGAAGCATTTAAATACTAAATTCAGTTTTCTAGGATTCGATTTCAGGTGGGTGCTATCGAGAAAGGGAAAGGACTATATACGAAGGGAAACGAATCCCAAAAGAATGACGAAATCATTAAAAGCCTTTGCAACATAG
- a CDS encoding GNAT family N-acetyltransferase gives MQIEYLCDNKQYVDIVVKWIYNEFIDGIRSGISCEKVEESFRNRKKEFLPITVVAVENKVCIGVASLVVNDLKAKEYAPWLAGLYVDKEYRNKGIGKVLVEEIQSIASRLGYDILYLRTEHASEYYKNLGWEFVERLIDEFGLETSIFLKSL, from the coding sequence ATGCAGATTGAATATTTATGTGACAATAAACAATATGTGGATATAGTTGTAAAATGGATATATAATGAATTTATTGATGGAATTAGGTCTGGAATTTCCTGCGAAAAAGTTGAAGAGAGTTTTAGAAATAGGAAAAAGGAGTTTCTGCCAATAACAGTAGTAGCTGTAGAAAACAAAGTTTGTATTGGTGTAGCATCATTGGTCGTAAATGATTTAAAGGCTAAGGAATATGCTCCTTGGTTGGCAGGTCTTTATGTTGACAAAGAATATAGGAACAAAGGAATCGGAAAAGTTTTAGTTGAAGAAATTCAATCTATTGCAAGTAGACTTGGATATGATATTTTGTATTTGAGAACAGAACATGCTTCTGAGTATTATAAAAATCTTGGTTGGGAATTTGTTGAAAGACTTATAGACGAGTTTGGGCTTGAAACAAGCATATTTTTAAAAAGTTTATAG
- a CDS encoding GNAT family N-acetyltransferase, which yields MINKIITSRMQESDITQALKIWGEQYGRHCSSEAYPDHWKKNTREIEEFLKRKVESRTGIVAKLDNSLIGYLTYDEFPFNGEKSVFCPSIAHAAVEEYKEEAYLSLYKSISKEWVDTYIYNHMWTINYNDTKLRDILYDLGFGSYLIDAFTITDNKIYSNSPYEIRRAELQDVEILYSLVEESRQYYHSAPLFLKRDQSSKNEILEIIQKGNVFIAWEDNKAIGFINVSVSKRDNIIDLSVSNSGLIDEIGAYIQPEYRGKALGKELLKNVFDYCNKNDIKSVHVDFETGNLFANKFWRKYFNPMLISVRRTINKNIND from the coding sequence ATGATAAATAAGATTATTACAAGCAGGATGCAAGAATCAGATATTACCCAAGCCCTAAAAATTTGGGGAGAACAATATGGTCGTCATTGTAGTAGTGAAGCATACCCTGATCATTGGAAAAAAAACACAAGAGAAATAGAAGAGTTTTTAAAGCGTAAGGTTGAAAGTAGAACTGGTATCGTTGCTAAGCTAGATAACAGTTTAATTGGGTACTTAACATATGATGAATTTCCGTTTAATGGCGAAAAGTCGGTATTCTGTCCATCAATAGCACATGCTGCCGTTGAGGAATATAAGGAAGAAGCATATTTATCTTTATATAAAAGTATTTCCAAAGAGTGGGTAGATACGTATATCTATAATCATATGTGGACAATCAACTATAATGATACTAAACTTAGGGATATTTTATACGATTTGGGTTTTGGTTCTTACTTAATTGATGCATTCACCATCACAGATAATAAGATATATAGTAATTCACCATATGAGATTAGAAGGGCCGAATTGCAGGACGTTGAAATATTATATAGTTTGGTAGAGGAATCAAGACAATACTACCATTCAGCTCCTCTTTTCCTGAAAAGAGACCAAAGTTCAAAAAATGAAATACTAGAAATTATACAAAAAGGCAATGTATTTATCGCATGGGAAGATAATAAAGCAATAGGATTTATTAATGTAAGTGTATCTAAAAGGGATAATATTATTGATTTGTCTGTAAGTAATAGCGGTTTGATTGATGAGATAGGTGCGTACATACAGCCAGAATACAGAGGCAAGGCACTGGGTAAAGAACTGTTAAAAAATGTATTTGACTATTGCAATAAAAATGACATAAAAAGTGTACACGTTGATTTTGAAACAGGGAATTTATTTGCTAACAAGTTTTGGAGGAAGTATTTTAATCCAATGCTTATATCGGTTAGAAGAACTATAAATAAGAACATTAACGATTGA